The following are encoded together in the Candidatus Dependentiae bacterium genome:
- a CDS encoding glycoside hydrolase family 104 protein: protein MLKKLIKIALASLFSAGLLVFFTAPKVRAPVHPKWVLNLETLLKESRVKAFLDVIAYAEGTLHINGYNTLYGGQVFYGYSDHPRKVLTYMSRRQLLKSSAAGRYQILQRTWDMWAPKLCLKNFGPESQDKLALALIRQMGALYDVVEGRFELAIKKVSPIWASLPGASYNQPMLSLKDLKYLYHKRLQAYKK from the coding sequence ATGCTCAAAAAATTAATCAAAATAGCATTAGCAAGTTTGTTTAGTGCTGGATTACTTGTTTTTTTTACAGCTCCCAAAGTACGCGCACCTGTTCATCCTAAATGGGTGCTTAATCTTGAAACGCTCTTAAAAGAATCGCGCGTTAAAGCATTTTTAGATGTCATTGCTTATGCTGAAGGGACCCTACACATTAATGGGTATAATACCCTCTATGGTGGCCAGGTATTTTACGGTTATAGTGATCATCCACGTAAAGTGCTTACGTATATGTCTCGCCGACAATTGCTTAAATCAAGTGCTGCTGGACGCTATCAAATACTGCAACGCACTTGGGATATGTGGGCTCCTAAATTATGTCTGAAAAACTTTGGTCCTGAAAGTCAGGACAAACTTGCTTTAGCGCTTATTCGTCAGATGGGTGCTCTCTATGATGTTGTTGAAGGAAGATTTGAGTTAGCAATCAAAAAAGTTTCTCCTATTTGGGCAAGTCTTCCTGGGGCATCTTATAATCAGCCTATGCTTTCATTAAAAGATCTTAAATATTTGTATCATAAGCGCTTACAAGCTTATAAAAAGTAG
- a CDS encoding alpha/beta hydrolase produces MNYYISYGILAASTFFSCAQELPRKAQKYLKHTYEEKVSFDARENVLSDKKITRKGLLIVNPRATATVLICHGFMCDKFDINFLRLMFKDYNCMTFDFRAHGEDSEGQCCTFGRDEAYDVIAAAQFIKNHPVIKNKPLFVYGFSMGAVASILAQAQDHTLFAGMVLDCPFDSTDKLLERGISHLKISIFGYEMAIPGSSWLKSYAYSPYIQSLLKAILKTISKMDATQVNTCICPVYPEEAVKYVTVPCFIIGCVKDDKATEEAVMSVYNNSVSSYKRLWMTEGRRHFDSVFYRMDDYFHKVNKFIKNCLQKKLAGKKPEKITHDPGTLAPDKKLVESAEAAPLGKLLT; encoded by the coding sequence ATGAACTATTACATAAGTTACGGTATATTAGCAGCGAGCACTTTTTTTAGTTGTGCTCAAGAGTTGCCTCGTAAAGCGCAAAAATATTTAAAGCATACTTATGAAGAAAAAGTATCTTTTGATGCACGTGAAAATGTGCTTTCAGATAAAAAGATTACCCGTAAAGGCTTGCTTATTGTCAATCCTCGCGCTACTGCAACGGTATTGATTTGTCATGGTTTTATGTGCGATAAGTTTGATATTAATTTTTTGCGCCTTATGTTTAAAGATTATAATTGTATGACTTTTGATTTTCGTGCTCATGGCGAAGACAGTGAAGGGCAATGTTGCACTTTTGGTCGTGATGAGGCCTATGATGTTATTGCTGCGGCACAGTTTATTAAAAACCATCCAGTGATTAAAAATAAACCACTTTTTGTCTATGGTTTTTCTATGGGGGCCGTTGCTTCTATACTTGCGCAAGCTCAAGATCACACATTATTTGCAGGTATGGTACTAGATTGTCCTTTTGATTCAACCGATAAATTACTTGAACGCGGTATAAGCCATCTTAAAATTAGTATCTTTGGCTATGAAATGGCTATTCCCGGCTCTTCGTGGCTTAAAAGCTACGCCTATAGTCCTTACATTCAATCGTTGTTAAAAGCCATACTTAAAACTATTTCTAAAATGGATGCAACCCAAGTTAACACCTGTATTTGTCCTGTCTACCCCGAAGAGGCAGTTAAATACGTTACAGTGCCTTGTTTTATAATAGGATGCGTTAAAGATGATAAAGCTACAGAAGAAGCGGTAATGAGCGTGTATAATAATTCAGTATCTAGCTATAAGCGGTTATGGATGACAGAAGGGCGGCGCCATTTTGATTCGGTATTTTATCGTATGGATGATTATTTTCATAAAGTAAATAAGTTTATAAAAAATTGTTTACAAAAAAAATTAGCTGGTAAAAAACCAGAAAAAATTACTCACGATCCTGGTACGTTAGCGCCAGATAAAAAACTTGTAGAGTCGGCTGAAGCTGCCCCTCTTGGTAAATTATTAACCTAA
- a CDS encoding WD40 repeat domain-containing protein, translated as MCTSFKRVIILIVSFLTFSNSFSCLRDLAADKFLDLLLSQTFLQQAITLKTLPKDIIDILRKDLIAKYEMLLIRTLSLKPKELKGHKYGITSVVLSSDGNYALAGSFGENIRLWNLKTLESQKLKGYECGVNSLAFSLDGNYVLTGSDNRTARLLNLKTLKIKELKGHTHDVKSVALSPDGNFALTGSEDRTARLWDLKTLESKEVCRHRSWVTSVAFSSDGNYILTGSLDSTACLLNLKTLEYKSLKGHKDGISSVAFSPGGNFALTGSQDKTARLWDLKTLKSKVLKGHRAGISSVAFSSNGNYALTGSDDGTVLLWYLKTLDFDKIHDLEYPVNSVVFSPDSTYALTASENTLRLLKIPSLEEFTLEQLIFIIRLTQSTIDLDCLKEQQMLESFATAIDPFSKLLSENYATNLLVKAYIDMKRNQLFKAAAYDDVETVAQLLKKGLCLNTCDKAGNNLWHYAFKGTNGKASEKVLNLLLSLENMQLQLKKANKAGQYPFVVGLIHNKDFTQQFITNYCN; from the coding sequence GTGTGTACGTCGTTTAAACGTGTAATTATTCTTATAGTTAGTTTTTTAACGTTTTCTAATTCATTTTCTTGTTTGCGCGATTTGGCAGCAGATAAATTTCTTGACCTACTTTTATCGCAAACATTTCTGCAGCAAGCTATTACTCTAAAAACTTTACCTAAAGATATTATTGATATTCTGAGGAAGGATTTAATTGCTAAATATGAGATGCTACTTATCAGAACGCTTTCATTAAAGCCTAAAGAACTTAAAGGGCATAAATACGGAATAACTTCGGTAGTATTGAGTTCTGATGGCAACTATGCTCTTGCTGGCTCATTTGGGGAGAATATACGTTTATGGAATTTAAAAACATTAGAATCCCAGAAGCTTAAAGGCTATGAATGCGGGGTAAACTCACTAGCCTTTAGTCTTGATGGTAACTATGTTCTTACTGGATCAGATAATAGGACTGCACGCTTGCTGAATTTAAAAACACTAAAAATTAAGGAACTTAAAGGTCATACACATGACGTAAAATCAGTAGCATTGAGCCCAGATGGTAATTTTGCTCTTACTGGATCAGAAGATAGAACTGCGCGCTTATGGGATTTAAAAACGTTAGAATCTAAAGAAGTTTGTCGCCACAGAAGTTGGGTAACTTCAGTAGCATTTAGTTCTGATGGTAACTATATTCTTACTGGATCATTAGATAGTACTGCATGCTTGTTAAATTTAAAAACCTTAGAGTATAAAAGCCTTAAAGGGCATAAAGATGGTATAAGTTCAGTAGCATTTAGTCCAGGGGGTAATTTTGCTCTTACTGGGTCACAAGATAAAACCGCACGCTTATGGGATTTAAAGACTTTAAAATCTAAGGTTCTTAAAGGACATCGAGCTGGTATAAGTTCAGTAGCATTTAGCTCTAATGGTAACTACGCTCTTACTGGATCAGATGATGGTACTGTACTTCTATGGTATTTAAAAACATTAGATTTTGATAAAATACATGATCTTGAATATCCTGTAAATTCGGTAGTATTTAGCCCTGATAGCACCTATGCTCTTACCGCGTCAGAGAATACTCTGCGCTTGTTGAAGATCCCTTCTTTAGAAGAATTTACACTTGAACAGCTAATCTTTATTATAAGACTTACACAATCTACGATTGATTTAGACTGTTTGAAAGAACAACAGATGCTTGAATCTTTTGCTACAGCTATAGATCCGTTTTCTAAGTTACTAAGTGAAAATTATGCCACTAATCTTTTAGTAAAAGCATATATAGATATGAAGCGTAACCAGTTATTTAAAGCAGCGGCTTATGATGATGTTGAGACAGTTGCCCAATTGCTTAAAAAAGGTCTTTGTTTAAATACGTGTGATAAAGCAGGTAATAACTTATGGCACTATGCTTTTAAAGGAACTAATGGTAAAGCAAGTGAAAAAGTTCTTAATCTTTTATTAAGTTTAGAAAACATGCAATTGCAGTTAAAGAAAGCAAATAAGGCTGGCCAATATCCCTTTGTTGTAGGGCTTATTCATAACAAAGATTTTACTCAACAATTTATAACTAACTACTGTAACTAA
- a CDS encoding WD40 repeat domain-containing protein — MNSVAFSPNGNYALTGSNDTTARLWNLQTLECKELIGHTSWVTSVAFSSDGSYALTGSDDYTIRLWNLKTLEYKELKGNCTLLIPVIFSSDGNYALVGLDDCTAHLWDLKTLKSKELKGHADAVRSLAFSPDGNYALTGSADCTARLWNLNTLESKELKGHTDAVRSLAFSFDGNYALTGSNDKTARLWDLNTLESTELKGHNNIIISVMFSPGGQYALTGSGDATARLWNLETLESKVLKGHKSCISSLAFSPEGNYALTGSWDNTARLWNLDTLGFQELKGHTDSIKSAAISPDGNYALTGSIDTNARLWHLPCLERLSLEQLLFVIRLNQSTFNLDGLEEQKLLESFEIVIGTLPKISNENYSTNLLVKAYIDMKRKQLLQAAAHDDVTTVAQLLKKGFCLNTCDKAGNTLWHYAFKGSKCKASEKVLELLVTLEGTVKGFNKVNKQGHTPYVQGLIYNKDFTQKFINDYCTC; from the coding sequence GTGAACTCAGTAGCCTTTAGTCCTAATGGTAACTATGCTTTAACCGGATCAAATGATACGACCGCACGCTTATGGAATTTACAGACATTAGAATGTAAAGAACTTATAGGCCATACAAGTTGGGTAACATCAGTAGCATTTAGTTCTGATGGTAGCTATGCTCTTACTGGATCAGATGATTATACTATACGCTTATGGAATTTAAAGACATTAGAGTATAAAGAACTGAAGGGGAATTGTACTTTATTAATACCAGTAATATTTAGTTCTGATGGTAATTATGCTCTTGTTGGATTAGATGATTGTACTGCTCACTTATGGGATTTAAAAACATTAAAATCTAAAGAGCTTAAAGGTCATGCAGATGCTGTGAGATCACTAGCATTTAGCCCTGATGGCAACTATGCTCTTACTGGATCAGCTGATTGTACTGCTCGCTTATGGAATTTAAATACATTAGAGTCTAAAGAGCTTAAAGGCCATACAGATGCTGTGAGATCACTAGCATTTAGTTTTGATGGTAACTATGCTCTTACCGGATCTAATGATAAGACTGCGCGCTTATGGGATTTAAACACATTAGAATCTACTGAACTTAAAGGTCATAATAATATTATAATTTCAGTAATGTTTAGTCCTGGTGGTCAATATGCTCTTACGGGATCAGGTGATGCTACAGCACGCTTATGGAATCTAGAGACATTAGAATCTAAAGTACTTAAAGGCCACAAAAGCTGTATAAGTTCACTAGCATTCAGCCCTGAAGGCAACTATGCTCTTACTGGGTCATGGGATAATACTGCGCGCTTATGGAACTTAGATACGCTAGGATTTCAAGAGCTTAAAGGGCACACTGACAGTATAAAATCAGCAGCAATTAGTCCTGATGGTAATTATGCTCTCACTGGATCTATTGATACTAATGCACGCTTATGGCATCTACCTTGCTTAGAAAGATTAAGTCTAGAGCAATTACTTTTTGTTATAAGACTTAACCAATCTACTTTTAATTTAGACGGCTTGGAAGAGCAAAAATTGCTCGAATCTTTTGAGATAGTTATAGGTACATTGCCTAAAATTTCTAATGAAAATTATTCAACCAATCTTTTAGTAAAAGCATATATAGATATGAAACGTAAACAGCTTTTACAAGCAGCTGCTCATGATGATGTTACTACAGTTGCCCAATTACTTAAAAAAGGTTTTTGTTTAAATACGTGTGATAAAGCAGGCAATACCTTATGGCACTATGCTTTTAAAGGATCTAAGTGCAAAGCAAGTGAAAAAGTTCTTGAGCTTTTAGTGACATTAGAAGGTACTGTTAAAGGCTTTAACAAAGTAAATAAACAAGGTCACACACCCTATGTGCAAGGCCTTATCTATAATAAAGATTTTACACAGAAGTTTATAAATGATTATTGTACCTGTTAA
- a CDS encoding J domain-containing protein, whose translation MKKTVYITLMLILGSQALQAVQLKLLNKYSAPVQVEVYKNNSNTAQPYRLESNSPLKIAVGNIDDVERITIQPYGQLKQFTQIGQQEINLSEAKQLASRSGNKAIVLSINAGSLAGGWLSGWGGWTFTPEIETELRAKTANKETISTVFPRAVQAAKAGSPIYPYYILNFTPNATPNRDEIDKRRRDLLFQFHPDQMENKTLATQVSKIINTAHELALRLGINNQDKNQKGTLNPDLFKEELSDDDFVKLSLPSAASASANKNID comes from the coding sequence ATGAAAAAGACAGTATACATTACTCTAATGTTAATTCTGGGATCTCAAGCTTTACAAGCGGTACAATTAAAACTTTTAAATAAATATAGTGCTCCTGTGCAAGTAGAAGTATATAAAAACAATAGTAATACTGCACAACCGTATAGACTAGAAAGCAATTCCCCTTTAAAAATAGCGGTTGGTAATATAGATGACGTTGAGCGTATTACTATTCAACCTTATGGTCAACTTAAACAGTTTACCCAAATAGGTCAGCAAGAGATAAATCTTTCAGAAGCAAAACAACTAGCTTCCCGTAGTGGTAATAAAGCTATAGTACTCTCTATTAATGCTGGTAGTTTAGCCGGTGGATGGTTGAGTGGTTGGGGCGGCTGGACTTTTACTCCTGAAATCGAGACGGAGTTAAGAGCAAAAACCGCTAATAAGGAAACGATTTCCACTGTATTTCCAAGAGCAGTCCAAGCAGCAAAAGCAGGTAGCCCTATTTATCCGTATTACATATTAAACTTTACTCCTAACGCTACACCAAACCGTGATGAGATAGATAAACGTCGTAGAGATCTTCTATTTCAATTTCATCCAGACCAAATGGAGAATAAGACTTTAGCTACACAAGTATCTAAAATTATAAATACCGCACATGAGCTTGCTCTTAGATTAGGTATTAACAATCAAGATAAAAATCAAAAAGGTACACTGAACCCTGATTTATTTAAAGAAGAGCTTAGTGATGATGATTTTGTTAAACTAAGTCTTCCTTCTGCAGCAAGCGCATCAGCAAATAAAAATATAGACTAA
- a CDS encoding MepB family protein, which yields MVNITVSLHSDLITAQELAYTPSGFSCNTIQQEIESQEYGACTFKLNNKIVIFRVGKSTPTKVGHFVTLWKRIHNGPITPYHLDDAFDVVIMSVRDDKHFGQFVFPKRILEQKNIISTKEKNGKLAIRVYAPWIEIESPQAKKTQAWQNKYFFEIQPVLDICKIQLLLGL from the coding sequence TTGGTGAATATAACAGTATCTCTACATTCAGATCTTATTACAGCACAAGAGCTTGCTTATACACCAAGCGGTTTTAGTTGCAACACAATACAACAAGAAATAGAAAGCCAAGAATATGGCGCTTGCACATTTAAGCTCAACAATAAAATTGTTATATTTCGTGTGGGCAAGAGCACACCAACAAAAGTAGGCCATTTTGTTACATTATGGAAAAGAATCCATAATGGTCCTATTACACCGTATCACCTAGACGACGCATTTGACGTAGTTATTATGAGCGTGCGTGATGATAAGCATTTTGGTCAATTTGTTTTTCCAAAAAGAATATTAGAGCAAAAAAATATTATATCTACTAAAGAAAAAAATGGGAAACTTGCCATACGAGTATACGCTCCTTGGATTGAAATAGAAAGTCCACAAGCCAAGAAAACTCAAGCATGGCAAAATAAATATTTTTTTGAGATTCAACCTGTTCTCGATATTTGTAAAATTCAGCTTTTACTTGGCCTGTAG
- a CDS encoding leucyl aminopeptidase has translation MAKITLTTQRGFQVAADAYVYFVEHIFDFARFKPVADAFLPQLELIAKQRGFTGKEGSSLLLNGMSADNRPVYIILLGLGDLNEGSLNIETYRRALGQMVRIIESHKSAVVSLRLPDPALLSVSYERLAQETATVVYQASYHFDDFITNPDRKVYSDFTLSISIRDNNAVEEVQAGVDKGICIGVAVNKSRYWCDLPPRILTPTELARHAQEIATQNGLKITVFDEAAIKKMGMGGIEGVSQGSVEEARLVILEYKAEDINAPTIALVGKGVTFDSGGLSIKPAVSMEAMKDDMSGASVVIATMEVLAQLKPKVNVIALAPLAENMPSGSAIRPGDILTFYNGKTAEVKNTDAEGRLILADALSYAIANYKLEAIIDIATLTGACAHALGPFYSGLMSQHDSLVARIVKASETSGDKVWRLPMDNDYKAAIRSDVSDMCNIGNSKYMAGAITAAFFLQNFVGSVPWAHLDIAGTAFGVPDRSYFRPGATGVGIRLFTDLLMNW, from the coding sequence ATGGCAAAAATTACTCTTACAACGCAGCGGGGCTTTCAAGTAGCAGCTGATGCGTATGTCTATTTTGTTGAGCATATCTTTGACTTTGCTCGTTTTAAACCCGTAGCTGATGCTTTTTTGCCTCAGTTAGAGCTTATAGCAAAACAGCGCGGTTTTACGGGAAAAGAGGGTAGCTCGCTTTTATTAAATGGCATGTCAGCGGATAACCGTCCAGTCTATATTATTCTACTTGGACTAGGGGACTTAAATGAAGGGTCTCTTAATATAGAAACGTATAGACGTGCGCTTGGTCAAATGGTGCGTATTATAGAATCTCATAAGAGTGCTGTAGTGTCTCTTAGACTTCCAGATCCTGCTCTTTTAAGCGTATCTTATGAGCGCTTGGCCCAAGAGACAGCCACGGTTGTGTATCAAGCATCTTACCATTTTGATGATTTTATAACAAATCCTGATCGCAAGGTGTATTCAGATTTTACTTTAAGTATAAGTATTCGTGATAACAATGCTGTTGAAGAAGTTCAAGCAGGTGTGGATAAAGGTATCTGTATTGGTGTTGCAGTTAATAAGTCGCGCTATTGGTGCGATTTGCCGCCGCGCATTTTAACTCCTACTGAACTTGCACGTCATGCACAAGAAATAGCAACTCAAAATGGTCTTAAAATTACTGTTTTTGATGAAGCAGCTATAAAGAAAATGGGGATGGGTGGTATTGAAGGTGTATCACAAGGATCCGTAGAAGAAGCTCGTTTAGTTATCCTTGAGTACAAGGCAGAGGATATAAATGCTCCGACTATTGCTCTTGTGGGCAAAGGTGTTACCTTTGATTCAGGCGGCTTAAGCATTAAGCCAGCAGTAAGCATGGAAGCTATGAAAGACGATATGTCTGGTGCCTCGGTTGTTATAGCTACCATGGAGGTGCTTGCACAGCTTAAACCGAAAGTTAACGTTATAGCTCTAGCGCCGTTAGCTGAAAATATGCCTAGTGGTAGTGCTATCAGGCCGGGTGATATTCTTACATTTTATAATGGCAAAACAGCAGAAGTTAAAAATACTGATGCAGAAGGTCGTTTAATTTTAGCTGATGCACTTTCGTATGCTATTGCAAACTATAAGTTAGAAGCAATTATTGATATAGCAACACTTACTGGTGCTTGTGCTCACGCTCTTGGACCGTTTTACTCTGGCCTTATGAGTCAGCACGATAGTTTAGTTGCACGTATTGTTAAAGCATCCGAAACTTCTGGCGATAAAGTATGGCGACTACCGATGGATAACGACTATAAAGCTGCAATTAGATCTGATGTTTCTGATATGTGTAATATTGGAAACTCAAAATATATGGCAGGCGCTATTACTGCTGCCTTCTTTTTGCAAAACTTTGTAGGTAGCGTGCCTTGGGCTCATTTAGATATAGCAGGAACCGCTTTTGGTGTGCCTGATAGAAGCTATTTTAGACCAGGTGCCACGGGTGTAGGTATTAGATTATTTACTGATTTACTTATGAACTGGTAA
- a CDS encoding ankyrin repeat domain-containing protein — protein sequence MNIYKILYVIPFLSLSLIYPMHSNYNGLGLLNAAHNGMIAQIKTALESNTPVNFQDASGETALHKAAAAGKIDTVNFLLQANADATIKNNAGETALHKAVERGNILIIRVLLQFKSILNVQNVEGDTALHKAAYRGDMPIVDLFAKAGARLTLTNKRKRIPYETAIDSRKPSTAQALLNHRDAKKEQAKIFVAKLLTRMFKQHEPHIPAELLKVIAYLAYTEGWDLFGVSSQDPVCCICLEGHQLDAKTSCNHDFHTNCLTEWLNTNSTCPTCRNQIIN from the coding sequence ATGAATATATACAAAATTTTATATGTGATACCATTTTTAAGTTTATCACTTATTTATCCGATGCACAGTAATTATAACGGTCTAGGGCTTTTAAATGCAGCACATAATGGAATGATTGCACAGATAAAAACTGCATTAGAAAGTAATACACCTGTTAACTTTCAAGATGCATCTGGCGAAACAGCACTTCATAAAGCAGCAGCAGCTGGCAAAATAGATACTGTAAATTTTTTGTTGCAAGCAAATGCTGACGCAACTATAAAAAACAATGCTGGAGAAACAGCTTTGCACAAAGCAGTAGAGAGAGGAAATATTCTTATTATAAGAGTATTATTACAATTTAAGTCTATTCTTAATGTACAAAACGTAGAAGGTGATACAGCGCTTCATAAAGCTGCTTACCGAGGGGATATGCCTATTGTAGATCTTTTTGCTAAAGCGGGTGCTCGACTTACTTTAACAAATAAAAGAAAAAGAATACCCTATGAAACAGCAATTGATAGTAGGAAACCTAGTACAGCACAAGCTCTACTAAATCATAGGGATGCTAAAAAGGAACAAGCTAAAATATTCGTTGCAAAACTTTTGACTCGTATGTTTAAACAACATGAACCTCATATACCAGCTGAGTTACTCAAAGTTATCGCTTATTTAGCCTATACTGAAGGCTGGGATTTATTTGGTGTATCTAGTCAAGATCCTGTTTGCTGTATTTGCTTAGAAGGTCATCAATTAGATGCTAAAACTTCATGTAATCATGATTTCCATACTAACTGTCTAACAGAGTGGTTAAATACCAATAGTACTTGTCCTACCTGTCGTAATCAAATTATCAACTAA
- a CDS encoding type II toxin-antitoxin system YafQ family toxin: protein MLQILTEGKFEKDIKKAQKRGKDMSKLQAIIALLVMSKLLPKKNKNHKLQGVFREYWECHIEPDWLLIYKKTEKAIVLSRIGSHADLF, encoded by the coding sequence ATGTTGCAAATTCTTACTGAGGGCAAGTTTGAAAAAGATATAAAAAAAGCACAAAAGCGTGGTAAAGACATGTCTAAGCTACAAGCGATTATTGCATTGTTAGTTATGAGCAAATTGTTACCTAAAAAAAATAAAAATCATAAACTTCAAGGAGTATTTAGAGAGTATTGGGAATGTCATATTGAACCTGATTGGCTTCTTATTTATAAAAAAACAGAAAAGGCTATAGTATTATCAAGAATTGGTAGCCATGCAGATCTGTTTTAA
- a CDS encoding ankyrin repeat domain-containing protein, translated as MHTYSLIYILIVLSSLTTNISLLGKLTRFDQDLLQAAMDNSESRIKELLSNKNIHVNCQASNDLTPLLICTYRGNIQCVKMLLDAGANVNLAENEGNTPLHVAAYVGHAAIAELLLSAGAGIDKKTNKEATPLLLAVERNQGDCIKLLLKNGACVNIADYMGVTPLMYTASNGNVEALQSLIDKGAQVNAQAKSDQATLHYAIAAGSLDSVKLLVKAHASLNLPGYDGLTPLMTAVSAGNSSIAQYLIDSGARINAQSTDKWTALHFAAFHATVDCMKSLIKAKAQLDLPEADLLLTPLYLAASKGNLECVKLLIEAGANVAKLTKRNETCLTAAAGNGYTKLLEYLLSLPRIKAQIDIPNCNGSTALFFAAQENHLDCLKLLIQAGAQINVESTIGTTALGIAAQRGHARVVECLINAKANVNFRNKDTGATPLSLAIIDGHLSCVKLLVKAGASVNSPIFIKGESSARNIQSYETYTPLAIAQKFKHTDIVKCLKEVGAVLSEF; from the coding sequence ATGCATACATATTCTCTAATTTATATTTTAATTGTTCTTTCATCTTTAACTACAAATATATCATTATTAGGTAAGCTAACTCGATTTGATCAGGATTTGCTTCAAGCTGCTATGGACAACAGTGAAAGTCGTATTAAAGAATTATTATCTAATAAAAACATTCATGTTAACTGTCAGGCAAGCAATGATCTTACGCCTCTTCTCATATGTACCTATCGGGGGAACATTCAATGCGTAAAAATGTTACTTGATGCTGGTGCAAATGTTAACCTAGCTGAAAATGAGGGCAATACACCGCTTCACGTAGCTGCTTATGTAGGGCATGCAGCCATAGCTGAGCTATTACTTTCTGCTGGCGCTGGTATAGATAAAAAAACAAACAAAGAAGCAACTCCGCTTCTATTAGCAGTAGAGCGCAACCAGGGTGATTGCATAAAACTCTTACTTAAAAATGGTGCTTGCGTTAATATAGCTGATTATATGGGTGTAACTCCCTTAATGTATACTGCTAGTAATGGTAATGTAGAAGCACTTCAATCTTTGATTGATAAGGGTGCACAGGTCAACGCTCAAGCTAAATCTGATCAAGCAACTCTGCATTATGCAATTGCAGCTGGTAGTTTAGACTCTGTAAAGCTTTTAGTTAAAGCACATGCTTCTCTCAACCTTCCTGGTTATGATGGTCTTACTCCTTTAATGACTGCGGTATCGGCAGGTAATTCTTCTATAGCTCAGTATTTGATTGATAGTGGAGCTCGTATAAATGCTCAATCTACTGATAAATGGACGGCACTTCATTTTGCAGCTTTTCATGCCACAGTAGACTGTATGAAATCCCTTATTAAAGCAAAAGCTCAACTAGATTTGCCGGAAGCTGATCTTTTACTTACTCCACTTTACCTTGCTGCTTCAAAAGGGAATTTAGAATGTGTTAAGCTCCTCATTGAAGCGGGCGCAAATGTTGCTAAGCTTACTAAGCGCAATGAAACATGCTTAACAGCAGCTGCTGGTAATGGTTATACCAAATTACTTGAGTACTTACTTTCTTTGCCTAGAATAAAAGCGCAGATTGATATTCCTAATTGTAATGGCTCTACCGCTCTCTTTTTTGCTGCTCAAGAGAATCATTTAGATTGCCTAAAACTGCTTATTCAAGCAGGTGCGCAAATTAATGTTGAAAGCACTATTGGTACAACTGCTTTAGGCATTGCAGCTCAAAGAGGTCATGCTCGTGTGGTAGAATGTTTGATTAACGCAAAAGCCAATGTTAACTTTAGAAATAAAGATACTGGAGCAACTCCACTTTCTCTAGCTATAATTGATGGTCATTTATCTTGTGTAAAGCTTCTTGTTAAAGCTGGAGCTTCTGTTAATTCACCTATTTTTATTAAAGGTGAAAGTTCTGCTAGAAATATACAGTCCTATGAAACGTATACCCCTTTAGCGATAGCTCAAAAGTTTAAACATACGGATATAGTTAAATGTTTAAAAGAGGTTGGTGCCGTTCTATCAGAATTTTAA